The Arachis hypogaea cultivar Tifrunner chromosome 14, arahy.Tifrunner.gnm2.J5K5, whole genome shotgun sequence genome has a segment encoding these proteins:
- the LOC112742667 gene encoding uncharacterized protein has protein sequence MPIGMSLFRLVYGKACHLPVEIEHKVYWAIKECNPSLGGARVERKLQLAELECLRLEAYENSRLYKEKMKAVHDRNIRGKEFKAGDLVLLYNSRLRLLPGKLRSKWEGLYQVMKAEPMGITICTIPQVRISSRSMGTVSSCIMVSR, from the coding sequence ATGCCAATTGGCATGAGCCTCTTTCGGTTGGTGTATGGCAAAGCTTGCCACTTACCGGTGGAGATAGAGCACAAGGTATATTGGGCCATTAAGGAGTGCAATCCAAGTTTGGGTGGAGCTAGAGTTGAGAGAAAGCTACAACTAGCGGAGTTGGAATGTTTGAGgcttgaagcttatgagaattctagactttacaaggagaaaatgaaagccGTGCATGATAGGAACATAAGAGGTAAAGAATTTAAAGCCGGTGatctagtcctcctttacaattcTAGATTGAGATTATTGCCCGGAAAACTAAGGTCAAAATGGGAAGGCCTATATCAAGTAATGAAAGCGGAACCTATGGGGATTACCATTTGCACCATCCCTCAAGTTCGGATATCTTCAAGGTCAATGGGCACCGTCTcaagttgtatcatggtgagtagatga